AGTCGTTCTTCCCGTTGGGAACCGCCGATAATTTCACCAATTTTGGGGGCTAAAATGTCCATAGCAGCGACGGTTTTGCCATCATCATTTAAGCGCATATAGAAAGCTTTAATATCTTTAGGATAATCCGTCACAATAGTTGGTCTTTTGAACACGGTTTCTGCTAAATAGCGCTCATGTTCCGACTGTAAATCTACTCCCCAGGCAACGGGATATTCAAACTTTTGATCCGCCTTTTCCAGTAATTTAATTGCTTCGCTGTAGGTCAACCAAGCAAATTCATTATTAATAATATTGTCCGCGGTGGCTAACACTGTATTGTCAATGCGTTGGTCAAAGAATTCCATATCCTCTGGGCATTTTTCCAGCACAAATTTAAAAATGTACTTCAGAAATTCCTCTGCCCATTGGCGATCGCCTTCTAGGTCACAAAAGGCCATTTCTGGTTCCACCATCCAAAATTCCGCCAGGTGCCGGGACGTATTGGAATTTTCCGCCCGAAAAGTGGGACCAAAAGTGTAAACATTCTGAAACGCTAGGGCCATCACCTCCGCTTCCAGTTGGCCACTCACCGTTAGATAGGCCTGTTTACCAAAAAAGTCCTGACTGTAATCAATGCCCTCGCCATTTTTGGGCACCCTTTGTAAATCCAATGTGGTGACCTTGAACAAATCCCCTGCCCCTTCACAATCACTGGCGGTAATGATCGGGGTGTGGACCCAGAGGAAACCCCTTTCCTGGAAAAATTGGTGAATGGCGGTGGCACAAGCGTTACGCACCCTCATAACTGCACCGATGGTATTGGTGCGGGGGCGCAGGTGGCCAATGGTCCGCAAAAATTCAAAGCTGTGACGTTTTTTCTGGAGGGGATAACTGCCAGGGTCTGCTCCCCCCAACAATTCGAGTTTGGTTGCTTTTAACTCCACCCGTTGTCCTTTTCCCGGCGAAGGGGCCAATTTTCCCTCCACCACCAGCGCTGCCCCTGTCTGTAATTGGGATAATAGGCGATCGTAATCCGCTAAACTTCCATCCAGCACCACTTGGAGGTTAGCCAAACTAGAGCCATCATTAACTTCTACAAAACTAAAATCCTTGAGGGTTCGTTTAGTGCGTAACCATCCCTGAACCATTACTTGGTCATCGGCCTGACCGTGGCGGAGAACTTCAATAATGCGGCGTTTGTTCATAAACCCCAAAGAACTAGAGAGAGAGGGACAGTGGGTGCCACTATTAAACCACGGCACCGAGCCAATCCTAGGGTAACCAATCCCGACACAGGAAGCGATTCCCAGCAAACCAGACAAAAATCTGACCAACCCAGAAAAAAATATTTTGACCATCAACAATAAGGTGTTATGATGGCTAATCGTGAAAGCAATGGGTCGATGCCCGAGTGGTTAATGGGGGCGGACTGTAAATCCGCTGGCTATGCCTACGCTGGTTCAAATCCAGCTCGGCCCATCCCTTTTGCCCTTGTAGCTCAGTGGTAGAGCACACCCTTGGTAAGGGTGAGGTCACGAGTTCAATCCTCGTCAAGGGCTTTCTAAACTCGACTATCAAGTCTGTTCGATGGCTAAACGGCGATCGGCGATCGTTTAGTTATCACTATTGGTTTTCACTGTGGGTTGCCATTATCGTACTGGGGTCTAATAATCAGATGAAATTTCCCCATTCCACTCGGCTTGCCCAAGAGGGAGAGTTTCGATAGAGTAAAATACTCCCATAGTTTTATCGGAACTACAGGTTTAATATTAATTAACTTTGATCATTAAAGTAAAGAAAACTTGTTGGCTATTGTAGTCCGCAAAAGATGGAATATAAACTATTCGTAAATTGACTGGAATATCAAAGTCAGTTTGTAGGAAGGGCAACATAAAAGGAAGCACCGGACTGCCCGATAATTCTTGGAGTTGGGTTGTATGGAGCAATCCAATGGCAGAGCCCACCTGAATGGGACTGGCAAAAATATTTCTTCTTAAACTAAGACCAACGTAGCCCGCTGGATAGCCAAAATCAGAATCTCTAAAAATATTAAACTCTAAACTAACGATGGAATCTTGGACTAGGTGATTGAAAAAACCATAATTAGGATTGATAATTTCAAAATCGTAGGCAGCTCCAGCCCCCATAGGAAAATTATTAACATCCGGTTCTGTGTAGTCTATATGCCAAGAAAAAGGAGAAAGAGCTAAATATTTGTCAGTTAAATTCCACCAGTTTACAGGAGAGTCAATGATTGTTTCATTATGATCCAAGTCATGGAGAATATTCTGCTCATTCGTCTGCTGATAACCTTGTGAAGCAAGACTTAGTTCTAGATTTGAGTGAGGGCTTTCATTTGATACAACAAGATAATCTTCTTTTATTAATATAGGTGAAATGAAAGAGCTTAATGTTAGGGATGAATTGGAGCTTAATTCAAAATTAGTTTCAAGATGAATGATTTTTTCTTCATATTCTAAATTGCTCGGATCGATTAGAGTATTTTCCTGGATTAACACCGGTTTTGAATGTTGATTAATAGGTAGATTGCTTACAGTCACTGGAATATCTTGATCTGAAGAGTTATTTTCTTCAAGATCTATTTCCTGTGCATGTATTAAGTTATTTGAAAATAACAAAAGAATTAATTGCAGCAAAATAGCTCTTGCTACCATTTTTACGTTAGTAACAAAAAAAATGTTATCCTCCCATTGATTGAAGTTATAGCCAAGAAAAAATAAAATCTTCAAAGCTGCGATTAAATAACTGAAAGTTCACCAGTAAAATGATGATTTCTCGCTAAGTCTTATTACTAAAAATCTACTAATATCGGCGAGATTTTTCCAATTCTTCTAACTCGAAAATAGAAAATTGCATAGGCATCTATAGATTTCATGAGTTTCTAATTTAATTTTTTATTTATTCTCAGTTGAAAGAAATTTGTC
The genomic region above belongs to Synechocystis sp. PCC 6803 substr. PCC-P and contains:
- the asnS gene encoding asparagine--tRNA ligase; this translates as MNKRRIIEVLRHGQADDQVMVQGWLRTKRTLKDFSFVEVNDGSSLANLQVVLDGSLADYDRLLSQLQTGAALVVEGKLAPSPGKGQRVELKATKLELLGGADPGSYPLQKKRHSFEFLRTIGHLRPRTNTIGAVMRVRNACATAIHQFFQERGFLWVHTPIITASDCEGAGDLFKVTTLDLQRVPKNGEGIDYSQDFFGKQAYLTVSGQLEAEVMALAFQNVYTFGPTFRAENSNTSRHLAEFWMVEPEMAFCDLEGDRQWAEEFLKYIFKFVLEKCPEDMEFFDQRIDNTVLATADNIINNEFAWLTYSEAIKLLEKADQKFEYPVAWGVDLQSEHERYLAETVFKRPTIVTDYPKDIKAFYMRLNDDGKTVAAMDILAPKIGEIIGGSQREERLDILTQRMQEQGVPEEDLWWYLDLRRYGSVPHAGFGLGFERIVQFMTGMANIRDVIPFPRTPMNAEF